The following proteins come from a genomic window of Shewanella halifaxensis HAW-EB4:
- a CDS encoding DUF4136 domain-containing protein has translation MMQRQKPSYLCSLLIIPFFLLVACSSTPKNDYDLDYNFANLKSFSQLPPPDNSDPLSANRIKQAISNSLTSQGFIPETQAADFYVGYGFRIDDKPKDSGFSIGLGTGTWGSSGGASIGTSVDVPVGSNTAKIQTIQIDIIDPKTNQLIWRGTDKFTFDEGGEAKAQETNATVAKILAQFPPKTEK, from the coding sequence ATGATGCAACGACAAAAACCAAGTTACCTATGTTCTCTGTTAATTATCCCGTTCTTTTTGCTCGTAGCATGTAGCTCTACACCAAAGAATGATTACGACCTTGATTATAACTTTGCTAATTTAAAGAGCTTTTCGCAGCTGCCGCCACCAGATAATAGCGATCCACTGAGCGCTAACAGAATTAAACAAGCCATAAGCAATTCGCTTACGAGTCAGGGTTTTATTCCTGAGACTCAAGCAGCAGATTTTTATGTGGGTTATGGTTTTAGAATTGATGACAAACCCAAAGACTCAGGCTTTTCAATCGGCTTAGGTACAGGCACATGGGGCAGTTCTGGTGGCGCGAGTATCGGCACCAGTGTAGATGTGCCAGTCGGCAGCAATACTGCCAAAATTCAAACCATACAGATTGATATTATCGACCCAAAAACTAACCAACTGATCTGGCGCGGTACAGACAAGTTTACCTTCGATGAGGGCGGAGAAGCCAAAGCACAAGAAACCAATGCCACCGTTGCTAAAATCCTAGCCCAGTTTCCCCCTAAAACAGAGAAATAA
- a CDS encoding DUF1289 domain-containing protein gives MEQLEFFEIPSPCIGVCQSDARGYCKGCLRNRNERFNWLEFSDAQKYDVIRLCKQRKRRRQLALLRAQKAQILDERAKVNASLDFDNAPAIEPGDDIDNFRLD, from the coding sequence ATGGAGCAGTTAGAGTTTTTTGAAATCCCCAGCCCCTGTATCGGAGTGTGTCAGAGCGACGCTAGAGGCTATTGCAAAGGGTGTTTGCGTAATCGAAACGAGCGCTTTAATTGGCTCGAGTTTTCCGATGCGCAAAAATATGATGTGATTCGTTTATGTAAGCAGCGTAAACGGAGGCGCCAGCTTGCACTGTTAAGGGCCCAAAAAGCCCAAATACTTGACGAAAGAGCAAAAGTGAACGCCAGTCTTGATTTTGACAATGCGCCAGCAATTGAGCCTGGCGATGATATCGACAATTTTAGACTTGATTAG
- a CDS encoding ATP-binding protein: MKRLFISLYLLLSLGFLGIGWTLDNLWQNNVDEKGALDAPLVALAQVLATLPPAERQTMLDAIEANPDFPLTLLDSDQVAFSSEQLLGPDKVIATPYDINHEFHFVAVGEQVLMAGPIAIDPVASLRNIYNIFFYLLLAFIALIWVWPLSKDLKTLRKATKEFGQANWNTRIQLTKRSQVLPLANTFNDMAAHISALIENQKHLSNAVSHEIRTPLARLKFALALLPQYCLPESDVAKRQRFLDEMQLDIKEMENLLQELLTYASLETQRESLNFERCDLNGLVAQTIRRLQSHHPTPIILDVPEETIYLIAEPSLVERALQNLVTNAQRFSTDDIIVKISQDSDGVRLSVTDDGEGILEEDQSKIFEPFYRSASSKNGNKGHGLGLAIIKRIMDRHHGEVSLQSRPGFTQFTLYWPAANQV, translated from the coding sequence ATGAAACGTCTTTTTATTAGCCTTTATCTTCTGCTCAGCCTCGGTTTTCTCGGTATAGGCTGGACACTCGATAATTTATGGCAAAACAACGTAGACGAAAAAGGTGCACTCGATGCACCTTTAGTCGCTCTGGCGCAAGTATTAGCAACTCTGCCACCAGCAGAGCGGCAAACGATGCTAGACGCTATCGAAGCCAACCCTGATTTTCCCCTGACTTTACTCGACTCTGACCAAGTGGCATTTTCTAGCGAGCAACTTTTAGGCCCAGATAAAGTGATTGCGACCCCTTATGACATCAATCACGAGTTTCATTTTGTGGCTGTGGGTGAACAAGTCTTAATGGCCGGACCTATCGCAATCGACCCTGTAGCCAGCTTGCGAAATATCTACAATATTTTCTTCTATCTATTATTGGCTTTTATCGCACTCATTTGGGTCTGGCCACTGTCGAAAGATCTAAAAACCTTGCGCAAGGCCACCAAAGAGTTTGGCCAAGCCAACTGGAACACACGGATCCAGTTAACCAAGCGCTCTCAAGTATTACCACTAGCAAATACCTTTAACGATATGGCCGCTCATATTAGTGCGCTTATCGAAAACCAGAAACATCTCTCTAACGCGGTTTCTCATGAGATCCGCACGCCATTAGCTCGCCTTAAATTTGCCTTAGCCTTGCTGCCTCAATACTGCCTACCAGAGTCCGATGTCGCTAAACGTCAACGCTTCTTAGATGAGATGCAGCTTGATATCAAAGAGATGGAAAATCTTCTGCAAGAGCTGCTTACCTATGCCAGTCTTGAGACCCAGCGAGAGTCGCTCAACTTTGAACGTTGCGATTTAAACGGCCTAGTGGCGCAGACAATCCGGCGATTACAGAGCCACCATCCGACGCCAATCATTCTCGATGTCCCTGAAGAGACGATATATTTGATTGCAGAACCATCATTAGTTGAGCGTGCACTGCAAAACCTCGTCACTAACGCGCAGCGATTTTCAACTGACGATATTATCGTTAAGATCTCTCAAGACAGTGATGGTGTGCGTCTATCCGTTACCGATGATGGCGAGGGGATTTTAGAGGAAGATCAGAGTAAGATCTTTGAGCCTTTCTACCGTAGCGCAAGTAGTAAAAACGGCAATAAAGGACACGGTTTAGGCTTAGCAATAATCAAGCGGATTATGGACAGGCATCACGGTGAAGTGAGCCTACAAAGCCGTCCAGGCTTTACCCAATTTACCTTATACTGGCCTGCGGCTAATCAAGTCTAA
- a CDS encoding response regulator — MTNSQSTHRVLLVEDDIRLANLIVDFLKSHGMHVEVERRGDTVLTRLINYKPDIILLDIMLPGMDGLTLCEKLPDYFAGPILLMSALGSNEDQIKGLELGADDYVVKPVDPSLLVARINNLLRRQAKPAQVESHCLSFGKLSIDPHTQAIRLGETEVDLTSHEFELLWLLASQAGQVMSRQYIYQYLLNIDFDGKDRKIDVRISRLRKKLGDNIETPFRIKTVWGQGYLFAPEAWNN, encoded by the coding sequence ATGACCAACTCTCAATCTACGCATAGAGTATTATTAGTCGAAGATGATATTCGTTTAGCCAATTTGATTGTCGATTTCTTAAAGTCGCATGGCATGCATGTCGAAGTAGAGCGTAGAGGCGACACGGTACTGACCCGCCTAATTAACTATAAACCTGATATTATTTTGCTCGATATCATGCTTCCAGGCATGGATGGCTTAACCCTATGCGAGAAGCTGCCCGATTACTTTGCAGGTCCGATCTTGCTAATGAGCGCCTTAGGCTCAAATGAAGATCAAATTAAAGGACTTGAGCTTGGTGCTGACGATTATGTGGTTAAGCCTGTAGACCCATCTCTGCTGGTTGCACGTATTAATAATTTACTGCGTCGCCAAGCTAAACCTGCGCAAGTTGAATCTCACTGCCTAAGCTTTGGTAAACTAAGCATCGATCCCCATACTCAAGCGATCCGCTTAGGTGAAACCGAAGTGGACCTGACCAGTCATGAATTTGAGCTACTTTGGTTATTAGCATCACAAGCAGGCCAAGTAATGAGTCGCCAATATATCTATCAATACCTGCTCAATATTGATTTTGATGGTAAAGATAGAAAGATCGATGTGCGTATATCACGCCTAAGAAAGAAGTTGGGCGATAATATTGAAACCCCCTTTAGGATTAAGACTGTCTGGGGTCAAGGTTATCTGTTTGCCCCTGAAGCATGGAATAATTAA
- a CDS encoding DUF3019 domain-containing protein — translation MSATAAAIDSTEEPAPDLKLSPELCITSENAQSCDIEVTLEWPMLTKQTICIISDYKNLKKWCSPSPDIHSLTINISSDRDIQFVMIDKDTHETLAGVKLKVTPASSPQVRRRYRNPWSLF, via the coding sequence ATGAGCGCAACAGCTGCGGCAATTGATAGCACTGAAGAACCGGCGCCAGATCTTAAGCTTTCTCCTGAGCTCTGCATCACATCAGAGAATGCACAGTCCTGCGACATTGAAGTCACCTTAGAATGGCCAATGTTAACCAAACAAACAATCTGCATCATTTCTGATTACAAAAACCTAAAGAAATGGTGTTCTCCTTCACCAGACATTCACTCTTTGACCATCAATATTAGCTCTGATCGAGATATTCAGTTTGTAATGATAGACAAAGATACACACGAGACACTAGCAGGTGTAAAATTGAAAGTTACACCAGCCTCTTCGCCTCAAGTTAGGCGACGATATCGAAACCCATGGAGTTTATTCTAA